One region of Brassica napus cultivar Da-Ae chromosome A10, Da-Ae, whole genome shotgun sequence genomic DNA includes:
- the LOC106370504 gene encoding NAC domain-containing protein 86-like: MAPVSLPPGFRFHPTDEELITYYLKRKINSREIELEIIPEVDLYKCEPWDLPGKSLLPSKDQEWYFFSPRDRKYPNGSRTNRATKGGYWKATGKDRRVSLRDRAIGTKKTLVYYRGRAPHGIRTGWVMHEYRLDETECEPTAFGMQDAYALCRVFKKIIIEGKPRDQHQQHHQPYAHTSSNISRSSSFDVGSDLEISSNTHQVLPYNNVTETQPIFGNAFGDHDDRSQYLSQNMAPSFSNYESPYGPYLNQSKVYTETECGMLQHQMSMPPLQVENTPVPTSIFSNGMNQNSGQCGFDDFTFATSNRNQLYNSNGDDHLIHIGNLEEQLLSAGHSTWMNMSNGSLNQSFAEDVEVLPSFEENDQDIEYFGRSETSTLNNIEIDEFFSFEDRVEDTDKSNITLNSSGSGMVEEENIVDRKMLICTRQTTQVLYHQVVPSQVLKVRINLVGGNEDRRLFTEEEGKDSWFRKAENVAKMKLKQISLVAKHYYQSFPIIF, translated from the exons ATGGCTCCGGTCTCGTTGCCTCCTGGTTTTAGGTTCCATCCAACGGACGAGGAACTAATCACATACTATCTCAAAAGAAAGATCAACAGTCGAGAGATAGAGCTGGAAATTATCCCTGAAGTAGACCTCTACAAGTGCGAACCATGGGACTTGCCAG GGAAGTCGTTGCTTCCGAGCAAAGACCAAGAATGGTACTTCTTCAGTCCACGGGACAGAAAGTACCCCAATGGTTCAAGAACAAACCGAGCAACAAAAGGCGGTTACTGGAAAGCCACCGGCAAAGACCGGCGGGTGAGTCTGAGAGATCGAGCCATAGGAACCAAGAAAACCTTAGTTTATTACCGTGGACGCGCCCCACACGGTATTAGAACTGGTTGGGTCATGCATGAATATCGCCTCGATGAAACCGAATGCGAACCTACTGCGTTCGGCATGCAG GATGCATATGCACTTTGCCGCGTTTTCAAGAAGATAATAATCGAAGGGAAACCAAGAGATCAACATCAGCAGCATCATCAGCCTTACGCCCACACGAGTTCGAATATAAGTCGTAGCTCAAGTTTTGACGTTGGTTCGGATCTTGAAATAAGTTCAAATACACATCAAGTTCTACCTTACAATAACGTTACCGAGACCCAGCCGATATTTGGAAACGCATTCGGTGATCATGATGACCGGTCGCAATACTTGTCACAAAACATGGCTCCAAGCTTTTCAAATTACGAATCTCCTTATGGACCATACCTCAATCAATCTAAG GTGTATACAGAAACTGAATGTGGAATGTTGCAACATCAAATGTCAATGCCACCGTTGCAAGTAGAAAACACGCCTGTTCCGACCAGCATTTTCTCCAATGGGATGAATCAGAACAGCGGTCAATGTGGTTTCGATGACTTTACTTTCGCTACAAGTAACCGCAACCAGCTGTATAACAGCAACGGTGATGATCATTTAATACACATTGGAAATCTCGAAGAACAATTGCTCAGTGCTGGACACTCAACGTGGATGAACATGTCTAACGGATCTTTAAATCAG AGTTTCGCAGAAGACGTAGAGGTTTTGCCAAGCTTTGAGGAGAATGATCAAGATATTGAATATTTTG GCAGATCTGAGACCAGTACACTCAACAACATAGAGATTGATGAGTTTTTCTCGTTTGAAGACCGAGTAGAAGACACCGACAAGTCAAACATAACTTTAAACTCTTCAGGATCCGGAATGGTCGAAGAAGAGAATATAGTAGACCGTAAAATGCTCATTTGCACACGTCAAACAACTCAAGTTTTGTATCATCAAGTCGTACCATCGCAGGTTTTGAAAGTTCGCATTAATCTTGTCGGAGGAAATGAAGATAGAAGATTGTTTACCGAAGAAGAAGGCAAGGATTCTTGGTTCCGGAAGGCTGAAAATGTTGCCAAGATGAAACTGAAGCAGATTAGTTTAGTTGCAAAACATTATTACCAGTCTTTTCCaattattttctga
- the LOC106371961 gene encoding GPI ethanolamine phosphate transferase 3 isoform X1 has translation METYPKRNNKLIPLAFLLIHSIAILIFTRGFLLTRTELPFHSTCSDASLSPCLSNNHSNSNHNQTKCWTKPVVDRVVIIVLDALRIDFLAPSAFFPEAKPWMDKLTVLQNLAFGNESSAKIFKAFADPPTTSLQRLKGLTTGGLPTFVDVGNSFGAPAIVEDNFINQLVLNGKRLVMMGDDTWTQLFPNQFQQSYPFPSFNVKDLDTVDNGCIEHLFPTLYKDDWDVLIAHFLGVDHAGHIFGVDSMPMINKLEQYNTVIERVVDILESQAGPGGVHENTMLIVMGDHGQTLNGDHGGGTAEEVETTMFVMSTKKHTTSVPPEFDTSSCKQDPDGKQMCISSIEQLDFAATLSALLGISFPFGSIGHVNPELYALGSSSFNLDNTKQPAVKEWMQSYVNVLCVNAWQVKRYIDVYSNSSVVGFSSDDMSRISDQYSAAEHHWSNSVKHLLMDNDGNEDSTNTSALKAQIAAYLKFFSSVAELARSKWTEFNLSLMITGFGILVISLILQSLAIFHGDNKPLAVGSGLSTGAAFTLFIVLVRACSFLSNSYILEEGKVANFLLATTGLIKLRYSVMRKAMRKEAFIFLAMVSVLRVSIDIGLTKQAATSQFMSSSPTWMLGLAPDHPALTYAIEIAPILSVAALICVLYIAVAKTHSEGMRKYVTVGSMLSYLLIALLWASESKIFGFDGFLQVIGGRNVIPQTVYVIGLVQLFLLASCHMFCSGKDKNWGSRTVALVSACSSPVMLLSGKQGSMLALAYLLAGYCIMRLEGVERRTKSDGQNSKLDPVCVVQWSLLSVCMFFASGHWCAFDGLRYGAAFVGFDEFVLIRQAILLTIETFGFSIILSVFGLPLLIPTHGEKRRQLFQMYMLYGVISATTVTATILCVTIHRRHLMVWGLFAPKFVFDVVGLILTDVLICLASAFCL, from the exons ATGGAGACGTATCCGAAACGAAACAACAAGCTGATACCTTTAGCCTTTCTCTTGATCCACTCCATCGCCATTCTCATCTTCACTCGCGGGTTCCTCCTCACCCGAACAGAGCTTCCTTTCCACAGCACATGCTCCGACGCTTCACTCTCTCCTTGCCTCTCGAATAATCACTCAAACTCCAATCATAACCAGACGAAATGTTGGACCAAACCGGTCGTAGATCGCGTGGTGATCATCGTCTTGGACGCTCTCAGAATCGATTTCTTAGCCCCGAGTGCTTTCTTCCCAG AAGCAAAGCCGTGGATGGACAAATTAACAGTCTTGCAGAACCTTGCCTTTGGTAACGAATCGTCTGCTAAGATCTTTAAGGCTTTTGCTGATCCTCCTACTACCAGTCTGCAGCGTCTCAAG GGATTGACGACGGGAGGGTTGCCTACTTTTGTCGATGTTGGCAACAGTTTTGGTGCTCCTGCTATTGTTGAggataattttattaatcag CTAGTGCTAAATGGGAAACGGTTGGTGATGATGGGTGATGATACTTGGACACAGTTGTTCCCTAATCAGTTTCAACAGTCGTATCCTTTTCCTTCTTTCAATGTTAAAGACCTGGATACT GTTGACAATGGATGCATTGAACACCTATTCCCAACACTTTACAAAGATGATTGGGATGTTCTGATTGCGCATTTTCTTGGCGTG GACCATGCAGGACACATATTTGGAGTGGATTCGATGCCGATGATTAATAAGTTGGAGCAATATAATACTGTTATAGAG AGAGTCGTGGATATATTGGAGAGCCAGGCTGGACCAGGTGGCGTGCATGAGAACACTATGCTCATAGTAATGGGTGACCATGGGCAGACATTAAATGGGGATCATGGCGGAGGCACTGCTGAAGAG GTAGAAACAACCATGTTTGTCATGAGTACGAAGAAGCATACAACTTCGGTTCCTCCTGAGTTTGATACCTCGTCTTGTAAACAAGATCCG GACGGGAAGCAGATGTGCATCAGCTCCATCGAGCAG CTTGATTTTGCGGCAACATTGTCAGCTTTGCTTGGAATATCATTTCCTTTCGGAAG CATTGGGCATGTCAACCCAGAGCTCTATGCCCTTGGTTCCAGCAGCTTTAATTTAGATAACACTAAGCAACCAGCTGTTAAAGAGTGGATGCAAAGTTATGTGAATGTCCTCTGTGTGAATGCTTGGCAG GTGAAAAGATATATAGATGTTTATTCAAACTCATCCGTTGTTGGTTTCTCATCCGATGATATGTCAAGAATATCAGATCAATATTCTGCAGCCGAACATCATTGGTCTAACTCTGTCAAACACCTATTGATGGATAACGATGGAAACGAGGACAGTACAAATACATCTGCTCTTAAAGCGCAAATCGCTGcatatttgaagtttttctcAAGCGTTGCCGAACTTGCGCGGTCTAAGTGGACAGAGTTCAATCTGAGTTTAATGATCACTGGGTTTGGGATATTGGTTATATCACTCATCCTTCAGTCTCTTGCTATCTTTCATGGAGATAATAAACCTTTAGCAGTGGGTTCTGGATTATCTACTGGTGCAGCTTTCACTCTCTTTATCGTATTGGTCCGTGCTTGCAGCTTTCTTTCCAACAGCTATATTT TGGAAGAAGGAAAAGTAGCAAACTTTCTCCTGGCAACAACTGGACTTATCAAGCTGAGATACTCGGTCATGAGGAAAGCAATGCGGAAAGAA gcttttatttttcttgctaTGGTTTCTGTTCTGAGAGTTTCTATAGATATTGGGTTAACAAAGCAAGCTGCAACGTCTCAGTTTATGAGTAGCTCACCGACGTGGATGTTGGGGTTAGCTCCAGACCATCCTGCATTGACATATGCGATTGAAATTGCACCTATCCTATCTGTAGCTGCACTCATTTGCGTACTCTACATAGCGGTTGCTAAAACACACAGTGAGGGGATGCGGAAGTATGTTACTGTTGGTAGTATGTTAAGCTACCTTTTGATAGCTTTGCTCTGGGCTTCAGAGAGCAAGATATTTGGTTTTGATGGTTTTCTTCAAGTGATTGGAGGAAGAAATGTCATCCCTCAAACGGTTTATGTAATCGGATTGGTGCAGCTCTTCCTTTTAGCTTCTTGCCATATGTTTTGCTCAGGAAAAGACAAGAATTGGGGCAGCAGAACTGTCGCTCTTGTATCTGCTTGTAGCTCGCCAGTAATGCTCTTGTCTGGGAAGCAAGGATCAATGCTTGCTTTAGCATATCTGCTGGCTG GCTATTGTATTATGAGGCTGGAGGGTGTAGAGAGAAGAACCAAATCAGATGGACAGAACTCAAAACTAGATCCTGTGTGTGTTGTGCAATGGAGTCTTCTTTCTGTATGCATGTTTTTCGCCAGCGGGCATTGGTGTGCCTTTGATGGTCTCCGCTATGGAGCTGCATTTGTTGG GTTTGATGAGTTTGTGCTTATACGACAAGCCATCCTTTTGACAATCGAAACATTTGGATTCTCGATCATCCTTTCTGTATTCGGACTTCCTCTCCTCATACCAACTCATGGAGAAAAGCGCCGCCAGTTGTTTCAA
- the LOC106371961 gene encoding GPI ethanolamine phosphate transferase 3 isoform X2 produces METYPKRNNKLIPLAFLLIHSIAILIFTRGFLLTRTELPFHSTCSDASLSPCLSNNHSNSNHNQTKCWTKPVVDRVVIIVLDALRIDFLAPSAFFPAKPWMDKLTVLQNLAFGNESSAKIFKAFADPPTTSLQRLKGLTTGGLPTFVDVGNSFGAPAIVEDNFINQLVLNGKRLVMMGDDTWTQLFPNQFQQSYPFPSFNVKDLDTVDNGCIEHLFPTLYKDDWDVLIAHFLGVDHAGHIFGVDSMPMINKLEQYNTVIERVVDILESQAGPGGVHENTMLIVMGDHGQTLNGDHGGGTAEEVETTMFVMSTKKHTTSVPPEFDTSSCKQDPDGKQMCISSIEQLDFAATLSALLGISFPFGSIGHVNPELYALGSSSFNLDNTKQPAVKEWMQSYVNVLCVNAWQVKRYIDVYSNSSVVGFSSDDMSRISDQYSAAEHHWSNSVKHLLMDNDGNEDSTNTSALKAQIAAYLKFFSSVAELARSKWTEFNLSLMITGFGILVISLILQSLAIFHGDNKPLAVGSGLSTGAAFTLFIVLVRACSFLSNSYILEEGKVANFLLATTGLIKLRYSVMRKAMRKEAFIFLAMVSVLRVSIDIGLTKQAATSQFMSSSPTWMLGLAPDHPALTYAIEIAPILSVAALICVLYIAVAKTHSEGMRKYVTVGSMLSYLLIALLWASESKIFGFDGFLQVIGGRNVIPQTVYVIGLVQLFLLASCHMFCSGKDKNWGSRTVALVSACSSPVMLLSGKQGSMLALAYLLAGYCIMRLEGVERRTKSDGQNSKLDPVCVVQWSLLSVCMFFASGHWCAFDGLRYGAAFVGFDEFVLIRQAILLTIETFGFSIILSVFGLPLLIPTHGEKRRQLFQMYMLYGVISATTVTATILCVTIHRRHLMVWGLFAPKFVFDVVGLILTDVLICLASAFCL; encoded by the exons ATGGAGACGTATCCGAAACGAAACAACAAGCTGATACCTTTAGCCTTTCTCTTGATCCACTCCATCGCCATTCTCATCTTCACTCGCGGGTTCCTCCTCACCCGAACAGAGCTTCCTTTCCACAGCACATGCTCCGACGCTTCACTCTCTCCTTGCCTCTCGAATAATCACTCAAACTCCAATCATAACCAGACGAAATGTTGGACCAAACCGGTCGTAGATCGCGTGGTGATCATCGTCTTGGACGCTCTCAGAATCGATTTCTTAGCCCCGAGTGCTTTCTTCCCAG CAAAGCCGTGGATGGACAAATTAACAGTCTTGCAGAACCTTGCCTTTGGTAACGAATCGTCTGCTAAGATCTTTAAGGCTTTTGCTGATCCTCCTACTACCAGTCTGCAGCGTCTCAAG GGATTGACGACGGGAGGGTTGCCTACTTTTGTCGATGTTGGCAACAGTTTTGGTGCTCCTGCTATTGTTGAggataattttattaatcag CTAGTGCTAAATGGGAAACGGTTGGTGATGATGGGTGATGATACTTGGACACAGTTGTTCCCTAATCAGTTTCAACAGTCGTATCCTTTTCCTTCTTTCAATGTTAAAGACCTGGATACT GTTGACAATGGATGCATTGAACACCTATTCCCAACACTTTACAAAGATGATTGGGATGTTCTGATTGCGCATTTTCTTGGCGTG GACCATGCAGGACACATATTTGGAGTGGATTCGATGCCGATGATTAATAAGTTGGAGCAATATAATACTGTTATAGAG AGAGTCGTGGATATATTGGAGAGCCAGGCTGGACCAGGTGGCGTGCATGAGAACACTATGCTCATAGTAATGGGTGACCATGGGCAGACATTAAATGGGGATCATGGCGGAGGCACTGCTGAAGAG GTAGAAACAACCATGTTTGTCATGAGTACGAAGAAGCATACAACTTCGGTTCCTCCTGAGTTTGATACCTCGTCTTGTAAACAAGATCCG GACGGGAAGCAGATGTGCATCAGCTCCATCGAGCAG CTTGATTTTGCGGCAACATTGTCAGCTTTGCTTGGAATATCATTTCCTTTCGGAAG CATTGGGCATGTCAACCCAGAGCTCTATGCCCTTGGTTCCAGCAGCTTTAATTTAGATAACACTAAGCAACCAGCTGTTAAAGAGTGGATGCAAAGTTATGTGAATGTCCTCTGTGTGAATGCTTGGCAG GTGAAAAGATATATAGATGTTTATTCAAACTCATCCGTTGTTGGTTTCTCATCCGATGATATGTCAAGAATATCAGATCAATATTCTGCAGCCGAACATCATTGGTCTAACTCTGTCAAACACCTATTGATGGATAACGATGGAAACGAGGACAGTACAAATACATCTGCTCTTAAAGCGCAAATCGCTGcatatttgaagtttttctcAAGCGTTGCCGAACTTGCGCGGTCTAAGTGGACAGAGTTCAATCTGAGTTTAATGATCACTGGGTTTGGGATATTGGTTATATCACTCATCCTTCAGTCTCTTGCTATCTTTCATGGAGATAATAAACCTTTAGCAGTGGGTTCTGGATTATCTACTGGTGCAGCTTTCACTCTCTTTATCGTATTGGTCCGTGCTTGCAGCTTTCTTTCCAACAGCTATATTT TGGAAGAAGGAAAAGTAGCAAACTTTCTCCTGGCAACAACTGGACTTATCAAGCTGAGATACTCGGTCATGAGGAAAGCAATGCGGAAAGAA gcttttatttttcttgctaTGGTTTCTGTTCTGAGAGTTTCTATAGATATTGGGTTAACAAAGCAAGCTGCAACGTCTCAGTTTATGAGTAGCTCACCGACGTGGATGTTGGGGTTAGCTCCAGACCATCCTGCATTGACATATGCGATTGAAATTGCACCTATCCTATCTGTAGCTGCACTCATTTGCGTACTCTACATAGCGGTTGCTAAAACACACAGTGAGGGGATGCGGAAGTATGTTACTGTTGGTAGTATGTTAAGCTACCTTTTGATAGCTTTGCTCTGGGCTTCAGAGAGCAAGATATTTGGTTTTGATGGTTTTCTTCAAGTGATTGGAGGAAGAAATGTCATCCCTCAAACGGTTTATGTAATCGGATTGGTGCAGCTCTTCCTTTTAGCTTCTTGCCATATGTTTTGCTCAGGAAAAGACAAGAATTGGGGCAGCAGAACTGTCGCTCTTGTATCTGCTTGTAGCTCGCCAGTAATGCTCTTGTCTGGGAAGCAAGGATCAATGCTTGCTTTAGCATATCTGCTGGCTG GCTATTGTATTATGAGGCTGGAGGGTGTAGAGAGAAGAACCAAATCAGATGGACAGAACTCAAAACTAGATCCTGTGTGTGTTGTGCAATGGAGTCTTCTTTCTGTATGCATGTTTTTCGCCAGCGGGCATTGGTGTGCCTTTGATGGTCTCCGCTATGGAGCTGCATTTGTTGG GTTTGATGAGTTTGTGCTTATACGACAAGCCATCCTTTTGACAATCGAAACATTTGGATTCTCGATCATCCTTTCTGTATTCGGACTTCCTCTCCTCATACCAACTCATGGAGAAAAGCGCCGCCAGTTGTTTCAA
- the LOC106371961 gene encoding GPI ethanolamine phosphate transferase 3 isoform X3, producing MMGDDTWTQLFPNQFQQSYPFPSFNVKDLDTVDNGCIEHLFPTLYKDDWDVLIAHFLGVDHAGHIFGVDSMPMINKLEQYNTVIERVVDILESQAGPGGVHENTMLIVMGDHGQTLNGDHGGGTAEEVETTMFVMSTKKHTTSVPPEFDTSSCKQDPDGKQMCISSIEQLDFAATLSALLGISFPFGSIGHVNPELYALGSSSFNLDNTKQPAVKEWMQSYVNVLCVNAWQVKRYIDVYSNSSVVGFSSDDMSRISDQYSAAEHHWSNSVKHLLMDNDGNEDSTNTSALKAQIAAYLKFFSSVAELARSKWTEFNLSLMITGFGILVISLILQSLAIFHGDNKPLAVGSGLSTGAAFTLFIVLVRACSFLSNSYILEEGKVANFLLATTGLIKLRYSVMRKAMRKEAFIFLAMVSVLRVSIDIGLTKQAATSQFMSSSPTWMLGLAPDHPALTYAIEIAPILSVAALICVLYIAVAKTHSEGMRKYVTVGSMLSYLLIALLWASESKIFGFDGFLQVIGGRNVIPQTVYVIGLVQLFLLASCHMFCSGKDKNWGSRTVALVSACSSPVMLLSGKQGSMLALAYLLAGYCIMRLEGVERRTKSDGQNSKLDPVCVVQWSLLSVCMFFASGHWCAFDGLRYGAAFVGFDEFVLIRQAILLTIETFGFSIILSVFGLPLLIPTHGEKRRQLFQMYMLYGVISATTVTATILCVTIHRRHLMVWGLFAPKFVFDVVGLILTDVLICLASAFCL from the exons ATGATGGGTGATGATACTTGGACACAGTTGTTCCCTAATCAGTTTCAACAGTCGTATCCTTTTCCTTCTTTCAATGTTAAAGACCTGGATACT GTTGACAATGGATGCATTGAACACCTATTCCCAACACTTTACAAAGATGATTGGGATGTTCTGATTGCGCATTTTCTTGGCGTG GACCATGCAGGACACATATTTGGAGTGGATTCGATGCCGATGATTAATAAGTTGGAGCAATATAATACTGTTATAGAG AGAGTCGTGGATATATTGGAGAGCCAGGCTGGACCAGGTGGCGTGCATGAGAACACTATGCTCATAGTAATGGGTGACCATGGGCAGACATTAAATGGGGATCATGGCGGAGGCACTGCTGAAGAG GTAGAAACAACCATGTTTGTCATGAGTACGAAGAAGCATACAACTTCGGTTCCTCCTGAGTTTGATACCTCGTCTTGTAAACAAGATCCG GACGGGAAGCAGATGTGCATCAGCTCCATCGAGCAG CTTGATTTTGCGGCAACATTGTCAGCTTTGCTTGGAATATCATTTCCTTTCGGAAG CATTGGGCATGTCAACCCAGAGCTCTATGCCCTTGGTTCCAGCAGCTTTAATTTAGATAACACTAAGCAACCAGCTGTTAAAGAGTGGATGCAAAGTTATGTGAATGTCCTCTGTGTGAATGCTTGGCAG GTGAAAAGATATATAGATGTTTATTCAAACTCATCCGTTGTTGGTTTCTCATCCGATGATATGTCAAGAATATCAGATCAATATTCTGCAGCCGAACATCATTGGTCTAACTCTGTCAAACACCTATTGATGGATAACGATGGAAACGAGGACAGTACAAATACATCTGCTCTTAAAGCGCAAATCGCTGcatatttgaagtttttctcAAGCGTTGCCGAACTTGCGCGGTCTAAGTGGACAGAGTTCAATCTGAGTTTAATGATCACTGGGTTTGGGATATTGGTTATATCACTCATCCTTCAGTCTCTTGCTATCTTTCATGGAGATAATAAACCTTTAGCAGTGGGTTCTGGATTATCTACTGGTGCAGCTTTCACTCTCTTTATCGTATTGGTCCGTGCTTGCAGCTTTCTTTCCAACAGCTATATTT TGGAAGAAGGAAAAGTAGCAAACTTTCTCCTGGCAACAACTGGACTTATCAAGCTGAGATACTCGGTCATGAGGAAAGCAATGCGGAAAGAA gcttttatttttcttgctaTGGTTTCTGTTCTGAGAGTTTCTATAGATATTGGGTTAACAAAGCAAGCTGCAACGTCTCAGTTTATGAGTAGCTCACCGACGTGGATGTTGGGGTTAGCTCCAGACCATCCTGCATTGACATATGCGATTGAAATTGCACCTATCCTATCTGTAGCTGCACTCATTTGCGTACTCTACATAGCGGTTGCTAAAACACACAGTGAGGGGATGCGGAAGTATGTTACTGTTGGTAGTATGTTAAGCTACCTTTTGATAGCTTTGCTCTGGGCTTCAGAGAGCAAGATATTTGGTTTTGATGGTTTTCTTCAAGTGATTGGAGGAAGAAATGTCATCCCTCAAACGGTTTATGTAATCGGATTGGTGCAGCTCTTCCTTTTAGCTTCTTGCCATATGTTTTGCTCAGGAAAAGACAAGAATTGGGGCAGCAGAACTGTCGCTCTTGTATCTGCTTGTAGCTCGCCAGTAATGCTCTTGTCTGGGAAGCAAGGATCAATGCTTGCTTTAGCATATCTGCTGGCTG GCTATTGTATTATGAGGCTGGAGGGTGTAGAGAGAAGAACCAAATCAGATGGACAGAACTCAAAACTAGATCCTGTGTGTGTTGTGCAATGGAGTCTTCTTTCTGTATGCATGTTTTTCGCCAGCGGGCATTGGTGTGCCTTTGATGGTCTCCGCTATGGAGCTGCATTTGTTGG GTTTGATGAGTTTGTGCTTATACGACAAGCCATCCTTTTGACAATCGAAACATTTGGATTCTCGATCATCCTTTCTGTATTCGGACTTCCTCTCCTCATACCAACTCATGGAGAAAAGCGCCGCCAGTTGTTTCAA